Proteins encoded in a region of the Ancylobacter sp. SL191 genome:
- a CDS encoding YceD family protein, producing MTDKLPLSRPVLVASLPDTGTTVKFAPDEATRAALAAVYGIPGIPKLTAQVTLVPRSKGRVLVTGHVDAVVTQTCVVTLEDFDGPVSEDIEVEFAPPEQLPEIRPGAEIDVTELDLPDPLIDGTVDAGAVVAEFLALGLDPYPRKPGVAFKGVEEMTDAEASPFAGLAKLRGGEEK from the coding sequence ATGACGGACAAGCTGCCGCTCAGCCGCCCCGTGCTCGTGGCGAGCCTTCCCGACACCGGCACCACCGTGAAATTCGCCCCGGACGAGGCCACGCGCGCCGCGCTGGCGGCGGTCTATGGCATTCCCGGCATTCCCAAGCTGACAGCGCAGGTCACACTCGTGCCGCGCAGCAAGGGGCGGGTGCTCGTTACCGGCCATGTCGACGCCGTGGTGACCCAGACCTGCGTGGTGACGCTGGAGGATTTCGACGGGCCGGTGTCCGAGGACATCGAGGTCGAGTTCGCCCCGCCGGAGCAACTGCCAGAGATCCGTCCCGGCGCGGAGATCGACGTGACCGAGCTCGACCTGCCCGATCCGCTGATCGATGGCACGGTAGATGCCGGCGCCGTGGTCGCCGAGTTCCTCGCGCTCGGCCTCGATCCCTATCCGCGCAAGCCCGGCGTCGCCTTCAAGGGCGTCGAGGAGATGACCGACGCGGAGGCTTCGCCCTTCGCCGGCCTCGCCAAGCTGCGCGGCGGCGAGGAGAAATAG